GGCTCATGCGTCCAACTCCTGCTGCTCGGCGGCAATGGCTCGCGCCAAGGCTTGAGATTCGGTTTCTTCCGGCTTGTCGAATTCGGTGAGGTCCAGCGGATCTTCTGGTTCGAGGAGGGCTTCGTCGCTTTCGTCGTCGATCAAGACTGGAGTCGGCAGTGGCAAGACGCTGTGCAGGCTGGCCGCCAGATCGCGGTCTTGTTGGACTGACAAACAGACATCAAGAAAGCGATGCATAGGCGGCAGGAAACGGTAGATGCCGTTTTCTTCACTCGCGAACCCGAGCTGGGTCATGCGGCGCATGATCTTTTCTTCCAACTCTTCTTGGGTCTGTACTTCGGCCTGGACAAACAGATCGCGGTACTTCTCTAGCAGCGAGGGCAACTCATCCCGGCCCAGGCTGCCACCGTCCAGCACGGCCACCGGGTCACGACCCTGATCAGCCAAGTGCTCGACGATGATGAACGTGAACAATGCCAAGCGCTGCGCCGTCTTGTTGACCTGCGCCGCTGCGAGGTCGGGAACGAAGTAATAAAAGCCGCGCGTGTCGCAGACAAGTTCGTAGCCCAGGGCTTTAAACAGCGTGCGGTATTGGTCCTGACTATTAGACAGTTGTGCATACAGTTCAGGGTCGCGACGACTGACGTGATAGCCCTTCAACAGCTCACGGAAGATCGGCGCCAACTGGGACATTTCAGACAGATCAAGATGCATGAGGGGGGCTCGCAGAATTCTCTAGGTGCTCATCTCGGCTAGAGAGCAGGGCGAAAGAGCGCAGGCTGACCTGGTGCTCCTGGGTGTGATAGTCGCGCCGCTCCAGGCGTTCGCGGCTGAAGCGTTTGTCCCGCGACAGGCGCGAGAACCAGTACAGCAATTCGTCAGTTGGGCCGTTCGGCTCCTGCTCCAGCAACCAGACCATCAGGTCTGGCATTGGCAAGGCGTCTTCACAGCGCTCCAGCATTTCTTTGACCGTGCGCGGCGCCCGTGGCGGCTCACCCTTGCGGCTGCTGACATTGGCCTTGGGAAACTTCGCGGGTTTGGGTTCAAAGCGGGCCAAGGCATAGACATAGGCTTCAACCTGGCTGGCACTGCCGAGAAATGTGCTCTGCGGCCGCGTGAACATCGGCATGACCGCGTGAGGCAATGCATCAATGCCGCGCTTACGGATCGCCGACAACGCCAGCGCCGCGCCACGGGTCACTGCGTTATGCCGACGGGCTTCTTCGCGCAGCGGCAGTAGCAGCTCTCGAGCATGGCGCAAGGTCAACTGAGCGCTGGTCTGCATTTCAAGAATGCGTGCATGAGTGCGCAGCAGCCTGTCGTCATCAACCAGATGGCCAAGCCGTTGCTGCTCAGTGAGCAAGCGCAGCAAGACATTTTCCACCTTGCGTACGCCTTGTTCGAACGCGCCATCGGCATTCACCAACTGGATCATGGGCTCGATGTATTCATCCCACGTCGCCAATACCTCGGCGTAGCGCTGACGCAAGGGAATCTGTCGGTCGCTTGTCTTGGCCCGCTCGGCCACCGCGATCAACGCCTGTTCATCATTCGCGAGCTTTTTCAAAACATCACGAACGCGCATGTCGAGTAGGCGAAGTTGGCGTGCGAGATCACTGGCGTCACGAATATCGAAAGCATCCTGGATATAACCCGCCAGGCGCTCCAGGTGGCGCAGATAGGCTTCGATTTCCAGGCACAGACCCAAGCGATGCTCGCGCCGCAGGTAAGACAGGAAGTCGTGAATTTGAGCATTGAGTTCAAAACGATTCGGACTTTTGGCCACCGGAACCAAAATGTCCAGACGTATCCACACGTCCAGGAGGTAGGTGATGTCCTGCGGTGTGCTGTCCAGTTGCTGAGTCGCCAATTGCAGGCGCAGCTCGCTCAGACTCAATGTGCCCTGGTCGAAGTGTTCGCACAGTGGCTCTAATAAAGCCCAGTGCTCGGCAAGGGCGCGCAAGACGCGCTTAGGTTCGATCATTGGAAGGCCGACTGTTGGCAAATAAAAGCAGCAATTGTACTGCATCGACCGGGCAACATTTCACCCCCCAAGCGATCAACTGCGGCGGGAATTGGCGAAGAGCGGTAGAATCCTGGTCTTTACTTATCCATAGATGGCCGACCTTTGCTTAATGAGTCCCGTCGCCGCGCTTATCTGACTGCAATGCAGGTGGTCAATTGGCTGCCGCGCACAGCGCTTCCGTTTGCTGCACCTTCGCGCCCGGAGTTACTGGCGCCTTTGCCGCTGCCTGTCGAACCGAGCATCAATGTCCCGGCGCCCACTGCAGCCGTAATAGTTACTCCTGAAGCCGTTGTGCCGACAGTCCAAGCAGTCATCGAACGGCCAAGGCGAGACATATCACGCCCATCCTTGGCCAGCACGCGAAGTCATGCCGTGGTCGACGTTGCAGATCAAGCGTCCGCGCCGACCAAGGCAGCGGTTGTTGCACCGCCACGTTTTGCTTTGCAGTTACTCCGCGCTGGACGCTGCTTGCTACTGGTCGAACTACCCACAGGCGATCCGTTTCAAAGTCGCGACCCGGCGTACCTGTTGCTCAAGGACATGCTGCGTGCGGCGGGTCTACCGGATAGCCCACAGATCATTGGCGAACCGGTGCGTTGGCCGCTGTTGGTACGGGGCCATTTGGACCAAGGGCCTGAGTCAGCGCGTGATTTTGTCCAAGGCTTCGTTAGCGCTCGTTTGGAAGATGAGCCCTGCGCTTGCCTATGGCTCATTGGTTTGCCGTCGATCAGGTTTGCCGGCGAAGCCAACGCCGAATCTTACAACCGTGAACTGCAGGTCGAAGGGCTTGGCAGCGCCTGGGCCTTGCCAGGCCTGGAACTATTAATGGACGAGCCGCACCGCAAAGCTGATGTCTGGCTAACCATGCGTCGGCTGATGACACGCTGGAACACGACTGAATGACAGACGTTTCGAAAAAAACCGTCAAAACCGCCGATTCGGTTACGTTTCGGCGAATGACTGAGGCTGATCTGGATGCAGTATTAAAAATCGAATACGCAGCGTTCACTCACCCGTGGACTCGGGGTATTTTCCTCGACGCGCTCAAGTCTTATGAAATATGGCTGATGTTCGAAGGTGCTCAGCAAGTCGGCCATGGCGTGATTAACGTCATCATCGACGAAGCACACCTGCTGAACATCACTGTCAAGCCCGAAAGCCAAGGCCGGGGTCTGGGACTGCGCTTGCTGGAGAGATTGATGTCCCGCGCCTACGAACTTAATGGGCGCGAATGCTTCCTTGAACTTAGAGCCAGCAACCTGTCGGCCTATCGTTTGTATGAGAGTTTCGGTTTCAATGAAATAGGCCGTCGCCGCGACTACTACCCGGCAGCGGGTGGCCACGAAGATGCGTTGGTGATGGCCTGTACCTTATTCGAGTAACCGTTACTCAGGCTTACGATGTTCTGGTTTCCCGTCCAGCGGATCGAGATCCGCCAGCTCGGCCTCGTCCAAACCATCGCCGCCGCCAATGTCATTTGCGCCGACGATACTCAGCTCCCAATCCGCCGGAGTGTCCTCGCCTAGCTCGTACGGCGAGCGCGCTCCATCCTCGTCGATCAGGGTTTCTGGACTCATGTCGTCATCGGTTGAATGGTGATCCGAAGTCGAGGCACCCGTCATTCCCGCTTCGCGGACACGTTCGTCGGAAATCTCGTGGGCTAATTCTTCTTCCGGTATCAGATCGCCGATGCGGGCGGCGGGCTTGTCTTCGTCGAAGTGTAGCTCGTCCATGGAACCCATCCTGTCTTCGTTATCGTCAATCGGTTCCGGCTGTGGTGAGCCATAGGGGCGACGTGATTCAGTCATGGCATTTCCTCATGTTTTGGGGCCTTATTAACGTTGACCGATCACAACCATGAAGATTCCTTTTGTTCTTTGAACCAGCTTTGGCACATCAGCGTGACCTGAGCCGCCGGGCGCCAGTCAAAGCTGGGCATCATCTTCGAGGCATAAACTGATGAAAGAACTACAAGACCTGATTGACAACAATGAACGCTGGGCCGATGCAATCAAGGATAAAGACCCGGAGTTTTTCGCCAAACTGGCTCGCCAGCAAACGCCGGAATACCTGTGGATTGGTTGCTCGGATGCACGCGTGCCAGCCAACGAAATTGTCGGCATGTTGCCGGGCGATCTGTTCGTACACCGCAACGTCGCTAACGTCGTGCTGCACACTGACCTCAATTGCCTGTCGGTGATTCAATACGCAGTGGACGTGCTCAAGGTTAAACACATCCTGGTGACCGGCCACTATGGTTGCGGCGGCGTGCGCGCGTCGATGCAAGACCGCCAGCTGGGCCTGATTGATGGTTGGCTGCGCTCGATTCGCGACCTGTATTACGAAAATCGTGCACCCTTGGCCGCGCTGCCGACCGAAGAAGAGCGTGTCGACCGGCTGTGTGAGTTGAACGTGATTCAGCAGGTGACCAACGTTGGTCACACCAGCATTGTGCAAAACGCTTGGCACCGTGGGCAGAAGTTGTCTATCCATGGCTGTATCTACGGGATCAAGGACGGGCGCTTCAAAAGCTTGAACGCTACGATCACTGGTTTTGAGCAGTTGCCGGCGCAGTACCGATTGCGTCCGTTAGGCGAGTAGTGGCCAAGGCGACTCGGTCCGCGAGTCGCCTCGGTTAACCTTTGGGATTTATAAATACGGCGGAGCAAACTGCGGGCTAATTGGCTGCAGCAACTGCTCAAGCGCGGTTGATACGTCGCTGGCAGTGCATTTAGTCTTGGCCTGATCGGCTGTCAGGAGGCGGATTGAGGTGTAGAAAAGTTCGCAGGTCTGCGCTCTGTTGGTGACCTGCCATTGCTGAGTGCATTGACCGAGCATCGCTTGAGCGTCAGTGCCAGGTGTTTTGCCCATTCCGGCTTGCCAGCACGCCGCGCTGAGGTCTTGGCCCATGACCTTCAGGCCTGCCACATCGGCTCTGTGTTGATCGCCGCCGTTACTCGCCAACCCAGCGGCGTACCAGATATAACTAGGGTGGTTGGAACCCAGCACGGCGACGCTCTTTCCCGTACCCATATCGAGACTGGCCAGGCCCAACACCGGCACCGTAACGCCGTATTGTTGCTGGAGCCAGTTTCGAACCGGAGTGCCGAATGCGACCATCGGCAGCGATTTGCCATCGGGAGCTAGGGTGAGTTGTTTGATCATCGTGGTTTGATAATCGGTGAAATAGCTGTAGGTTCCCACCAGATCGTTGCCAGCAGACGCGGGCGCGGCAATCGGTGCAATGTCGATGATGGTCTGATAACTGGGTGTCTGATCGGGTGCAATGCCGTTATCAATCAACAGATCAGACCAGCGATTGGTGGTGGCGGAGTTTAAGTAGTCCTGATATTGCGTCAACGCGGTATCCGGTGGGAAATGCAGCAGCTCTACACTCTTGCGGTTTTCCAGCGCCATCCCCAGCGGAAGGAACAAGTACCAGTTGAATTTCCATTGGCCATCGGCGTTAAGTTTTTTAGCGTCTTTGTAGGCCAAGTCACCGGCATTCAACAGCGCGCTCAGCGACTCACCGTAGCCGTCAGGCACACCGCTAATTGTCGCGACAATTTCATGATGTTTTTGGTTAACCTCTACTTTGGCCGCACTGTAACCATCGCGAACCACGCTTTGCGCCACGTAATTTTCGACCGTTTCCTCCAGCGTCCATTTTTTGAAACAGATGACGCCGCAGTTATTGGGGTAAGCGAAGAGATGCGTGACGCGTTCCTTGCTGCCGAGCCTGACCTGAACATCCGCGTAAGCAGTGAAGCTAAGCGTCAGTGCGGCAAGCGCGGTGGCGATAGTTACTCGTTTTAACATTGTCGTTCCTTGTCTGCGTTGTTAGCCCGACGGGCTTGCGGTAGCACAGACACTGAAACAGGACTCGGAGGATTAAGAAAGTTAAAACTAAGGCTTTTTGATATCGCCGTATTCAAAGCCTCACCAAGGGAGATTCGCTGTCGCGCGGGGGTGTGGCAGGGTGTGGCAAGCCCCGATAAGCGTCCTTGTTATGCGGCGCATATTTTCTTCGGTGGAGTGAAGCTAATTCGGTGGAGTGAAGCTGATAAGCGCATCACGAGAACACCCGCACCGTAATCGGTTGCGGGTACTGACGATGGTGCCAAAGGATTAAGACAGCCCGCGGCCCGTCAAACGTTCAAGCACACGAAGCGGCGCTTGGGCGGGATGCTGCATGTACTCAACCGGCAGTAAAAATGTTTGCTCTAGAACAAATTGACCGCTCATTGCTGCATGGGGCACCTGATCCGTGAAGACCATCCAAGTCGTGCCTGCGGCAAACCGATGTTCTTGATGCGACGGTCGGTTTTGGTATTCCTGATCGGCTTTCATATGGTCATGCAGACGCAGCATGTAGTGGTCGTAGGCACTGCGCGGGGTTTTAGTGATACCCAGCGCGTTCATTACTGTGCTGGCGCCCCATAGCGGTTTTGGCAGCGACGCCAAATAATGCTGTGCAACCGCCTCGAACTGATTGCCCAGCCGCCATACTCGAGGTTGATTCTGCGGATTGATGTTGCTAAAGACGCGCAAAATGCGTTTGCCAGATGTAGGTGACGACGGGAAATTATCGACGTGCAACCGGGTATCGTCTTTACGCCAAGAGCTAGGGCGCCCGGAGATTTCAACTGGTC
The nucleotide sequence above comes from Pseudomonas sp. AB6. Encoded proteins:
- the mksB gene encoding Mks condensin complex protein MksB; translation: MIEPKRVLRALAEHWALLEPLCEHFDQGTLSLSELRLQLATQQLDSTPQDITYLLDVWIRLDILVPVAKSPNRFELNAQIHDFLSYLRREHRLGLCLEIEAYLRHLERLAGYIQDAFDIRDASDLARQLRLLDMRVRDVLKKLANDEQALIAVAERAKTSDRQIPLRQRYAEVLATWDEYIEPMIQLVNADGAFEQGVRKVENVLLRLLTEQQRLGHLVDDDRLLRTHARILEMQTSAQLTLRHARELLLPLREEARRHNAVTRGAALALSAIRKRGIDALPHAVMPMFTRPQSTFLGSASQVEAYVYALARFEPKPAKFPKANVSSRKGEPPRAPRTVKEMLERCEDALPMPDLMVWLLEQEPNGPTDELLYWFSRLSRDKRFSRERLERRDYHTQEHQVSLRSFALLSSRDEHLENSASPPHAS
- a CDS encoding serine kinase/phosphatase, with translation MTESRRPYGSPQPEPIDDNEDRMGSMDELHFDEDKPAARIGDLIPEEELAHEISDERVREAGMTGASTSDHHSTDDDMSPETLIDEDGARSPYELGEDTPADWELSIVGANDIGGGDGLDEAELADLDPLDGKPEHRKPE
- the mksE gene encoding Mks condensin complex protein MksE, yielding MHLDLSEMSQLAPIFRELLKGYHVSRRDPELYAQLSNSQDQYRTLFKALGYELVCDTRGFYYFVPDLAAAQVNKTAQRLALFTFIIVEHLADQGRDPVAVLDGGSLGRDELPSLLEKYRDLFVQAEVQTQEELEEKIMRRMTQLGFASEENGIYRFLPPMHRFLDVCLSVQQDRDLAASLHSVLPLPTPVLIDDESDEALLEPEDPLDLTEFDKPEETESQALARAIAAEQQELDA
- the can gene encoding carbonate dehydratase, which translates into the protein MKELQDLIDNNERWADAIKDKDPEFFAKLARQQTPEYLWIGCSDARVPANEIVGMLPGDLFVHRNVANVVLHTDLNCLSVIQYAVDVLKVKHILVTGHYGCGGVRASMQDRQLGLIDGWLRSIRDLYYENRAPLAALPTEEERVDRLCELNVIQQVTNVGHTSIVQNAWHRGQKLSIHGCIYGIKDGRFKSLNATITGFEQLPAQYRLRPLGE
- the rimI gene encoding ribosomal protein S18-alanine N-acetyltransferase, which translates into the protein MTDVSKKTVKTADSVTFRRMTEADLDAVLKIEYAAFTHPWTRGIFLDALKSYEIWLMFEGAQQVGHGVINVIIDEAHLLNITVKPESQGRGLGLRLLERLMSRAYELNGRECFLELRASNLSAYRLYESFGFNEIGRRRDYYPAAGGHEDALVMACTLFE
- a CDS encoding Kdo hydroxylase family protein, coding for MTAIVSLPITSWDQVISGVDQTVALEALESGNVVLLPQLPFIVREDERPLLESTVIRGIKNVSLTPANGMFKGSKGTEAEQRQLQAMMTRFASSTKTLANNLLSHYQDGLQQARASFRPVEISGRPSSWRKDDTRLHVDNFPSSPTSGKRILRVFSNINPQNQPRVWRLGNQFEAVAQHYLASLPKPLWGASTVMNALGITKTPRSAYDHYMLRLHDHMKADQEYQNRPSHQEHRFAAGTTWMVFTDQVPHAAMSGQFVLEQTFLLPVEYMQHPAQAPLRVLERLTGRGLS
- a CDS encoding energy transducer TonB, with the protein product MLNESRRRAYLTAMQVVNWLPRTALPFAAPSRPELLAPLPLPVEPSINVPAPTAAVIVTPEAVVPTVQAVIERPRRDISRPSLASTRSHAVVDVADQASAPTKAAVVAPPRFALQLLRAGRCLLLVELPTGDPFQSRDPAYLLLKDMLRAAGLPDSPQIIGEPVRWPLLVRGHLDQGPESARDFVQGFVSARLEDEPCACLWLIGLPSIRFAGEANAESYNRELQVEGLGSAWALPGLELLMDEPHRKADVWLTMRRLMTRWNTTE